One Glycine soja cultivar W05 chromosome 2, ASM419377v2, whole genome shotgun sequence genomic region harbors:
- the LOC114396370 gene encoding probable E3 ubiquitin-protein ligase XERICO, with amino-acid sequence MGLSSLPAPSEGVLCVLLVNTVLSISIFKGIVRTILHIVGIHLSSSSSTSPSSPDPSLTAPESFEFHLSPSESYIEEFRGRTPTLRFDSVCCCKQPEHDCSVCLTQFEPESEINRLSCGHLFHKVCLEKWLDYWNITCPLCRTPLMPEDDTPCFQ; translated from the coding sequence ATGGGCCTTTCAAGTCTCCCAGCACCATCTGAAGGAGTATTATGTGTCCTTCTGGTGAACACTGTATTGTCAATTTCAATATTCAAAGGCATTGTTAGGACAATCCTACACATTGTTGGCATccatctttcatcatcatcctcCACTTCACCCTCTTCACCGGATCCCTCGCTAACCGCACCTGAGTCATTTGAATTCCATCTTAGTCCCTCTGAGAGTTACATTGAAGAGTTCAGAGGCCGGACGCCAACACTTCGGTTCGACAGTGTGTGCTGCTGTAAACAACCTGAACATGACTGCTCTGTATGCCTCACTCAGTTTGAACCGGAATCGGAGATAAACCGCTTATCGTGCGGCCATCTCTTCCACAAAGTGTGCTTAGAGAAGTGGCTGGACTACTGGAACATTACATGCCCTCTTTGCAGGACTCCCTTGATGCCTGAAGATGACACACCTTGCTTTCAGTAA
- the LOC114396383 gene encoding zinc finger protein CONSTANS-LIKE 9-like, with the protein MGYLCDFCGDQRSLVYCRSDSACLCLSCDRNVHSANALSRRHSRTLVCERCNSQPAFVRSVEEKISLCQNCDWLGHGTSPSSSMHKRQSINCYSGCPSAAEFSSIWSFFLDIPSLGEACEQELGLMSINENIPPEGQNVSGSTEVTDLPSKGKSWAGTPSIPESSSEPRILDQPPGPANECVPKLYCPGKKASGICEDDDLYDDFIMDEVDLELENYEELFGMALSHSEELFENGGINSLFEAKDMSASAGDSHCQGAVAAEGSSAGLVNPIQPACSNAASADSVMSTKTEPIVCFTARQSQSNISFSGVTKDSAGDYQDCGASSMLLMGEPPWCPPCPESSLHSANRSNAVMRYKEKKKTRKFEKKVRYASRKARADVRKRVKGRFVKAGDVYDYDPLNQTRSY; encoded by the exons ATGGGTTACTTATGTGATTTTTGTGGAGACCAGAGGTCCTTGGTGTACTGCCGCTCTGATTCCGCGTGCTTATGTTTGTCATGCGATCGAAATGTTCATTCTGCCAATGCACTTTCTAGGCGTCATTCGAGAACCCTTGTATGCGAGAGATGCAATTCACAACCTGCATTTGTGAGGTCTGTTGAAGAGAAAATTTCACTTTGTCAGAACTGTGATTGGTTGGGTCATGGTACCTCACCGTCTTCTTCGATGCACAAGAGGCAATCAATCAATTGCTACTCTGGCTGCCCTTCAGCGGCAGAATTTTCTTCAATATGGTCCTTTTTCTTAGACATCCCTTCTTTGGGTGAAGCATGTGAGCAGGAACTAGGTTTGATGAGCATTAATGAGAACATTCCTCCAGAAGGGCAGAATGTGTCTGGTTCAACTGAAGTGACTGATCTACCCAGCAAGGGTAAATCTTGGGCTGGCACACCTTCAATACCTGAGTCAAGCTCAGAACCTCGTATTCTGGACCAGCCGCCTGGACCTGCCAATGAATGTGTGCCCAAG TTGTACTGTCCTGGGAAGAAAGCTTCTGGAATATGTGAAGATGATGATCTATATGATGATTTCATCATGGATGAAGTTGATCTAGAACTTGAGAACTATGAGGAACTTTTTGGGATGGCTCTCAGTCACTCTGAAGAGCTTTTTGAAAATGGTGGAATTAATAGCTTATTTGAGGCAAAGGACATGTCTGCTAGTGCTGGTGATTCCCATTGTCAGGGTGCTGTTGCTGCTGAG GGATCGTCTGCTGGGTTGGTCAATCCTATCCAACCAGCATGCAGCAATGCAGCATCTGCAGATTCAGTGATGAGTACAAAAACTGAACCAATTGTTTGTTTTACGGCAAGGCAATCTCAATCAAACATTTCCTTTTCTGGTGTTACCAAAGATAGTGCTGGTGACTATCAAGACTGTGGTGCTTCTTCAATGCTTCTCATGGGAGAACCTCCCTGGTGTCCTCCTTGCCCTGAGAGTTCTCTGCATTCTGCTAACCGAAGCAATGCTGTCATGCGctacaaggaaaaaaagaagaccCGGAA GTTTGAGAAGAAAGTAAGATATGCCTCTCGCAAGGCTAGGGCTGATGTCAGAAAGCGTGTGAAGGGCCGATTTGTCAAAGCTGGTGATGTCTATGACTATGACCCTTTGAACCAAACCAGAAGCTACTGA